In Balearica regulorum gibbericeps isolate bBalReg1 chromosome 14, bBalReg1.pri, whole genome shotgun sequence, one genomic interval encodes:
- the LOC142603899 gene encoding protocadherin gamma-B5-like — MAGGPGPGRVPVPVPVPSRGRAAGRVLLAALLLGLWCRAAPERIRYAIPEELGRGSLVGPLARDLGLSPAELPARKLRVASAAKRQLKYFTVSEETGNLYVSERLDREELCGESASCSVSIEVLVQNPLNVFHVEVAIQDVNDNAPRFLQDNFQLEINELTSPGARFAVGAAEDADVGRNSLQGYELEANAYFAVEVKESQDGSKFAELVLRRALDRESEQSLLLVLTALDGGAPPRSGTAQLCINVTDANDNPPVFAQDRYGASLREDAPRGSTVLNVSASDADAGTNARITYGFGKMPAKVLQKFAVEAESGTITLQEALDFEDTRGYTLLVEARDGGGLVAHCKVEVEVLDVNDNAPEITMLSVSSPVPEDAPAGTVVALVNVNDPDSGENGQVWCELWGEAPLSIVASSGGSYKVVTSSALDREQAAEHRVTVVARDRGSPALSSRTALVLDVSDVNDNAPVFEEAAYSAYVAENNAAGAPVLRVRARDADAGANGRVSYWLAGGSAGAAPYVSVEARSGAVYAQRSFDYEQCREFAVAVRAQDGGAPARSSTATVRVFVLDRNDNAPRVLWPAAGAGAAGAAGSGAGAGSAPVPAAAPFEVVPRSAEAGYVVAKVVAVDADAGRNAWLSYELVQAPEPALFRVGLHSGEVRTARAVSERDAAKQRLVAVVKDHGQPALSATATLHVVLAESLQEALPELSERAAGADSPAELQFYLVLALALLSALFLLSVALAVLARVRGAGPPAVLRCLGAQRFSVAGAAFPADFCEGTLPYSYNLCVAPGRAVAEAAWLPPPPPLPSLPAEELLGGEPCGKRSPSSSAGAGEPPADPDAPQVCKPARSLSLSLSQPHAQADALCWAAGSSRPLHERMTHSCAVSLLAAGSVERFLPSSLCWRKCYRYAVAPA, encoded by the coding sequence AtggcgggcgggccggggccggggcgtgtgccggtgccggtgccggtgccgagCCGCGGGCGAGCAGCCGGGCGAGTGCTGCTGGCCGCTTTGCTGCTGGGCTTGTGGTGCCGGGCGGCGCCGGAGCGGATCCGCTACGCCATCCccgaggagctgggcagaggctCGCTGGTGGGGCCGCTGGCGCGGGACCTGGGGCTGAGCCCGGCCGAGCTGCCGGCACGCAAGCTGCGGGTGGCGTCTGCCGCtaaaaggcagctgaaatacTTCACGGTGAGCGAGGAGACCGGGAACCTGTACGTGAGCGAGCGGCTGGACCGGGAGGAGCTGTGCGGCGAGTCGGCGTCCTGCTCCGTCAGCATCGAGGTGCTGGTGCAGAACCCGCTGAACGTTTTCCACGTCGAGGTGGCCATCCAGGACGTCAACGACAACGCACCGCGCTTCCTGCAAGATAATTTCCAGCTGGAGATCAACGAGTTGACTTCTCCTGGTGCTCGCTTTGCCGTGGGAGCCGCCGAGGACGCGGACGTGGGCAGGAACTCGCTGCAGGGCTACGAGCTGGAGGCCAACGCGTACTTCGCGGTGGAGGTGAAGGAGAGCCAGGACGGCAGCAAGTTCGCGGAGCTGGTGCTGCGCCGCGCACTGGACCGGGAGAGCGAGCAGagcctgctgctggtgctgacGGCGCTGGACGGCGGAGCACCGCCCCGGAGCGGCACCGCCCAACTCTGCATCAACGTGACGGACGCCAACGACAACCCACCCGTGTTCGCGCAGGACCGGTACGGCGCGAGCCTGCGGGAGGACGCGCCGCGGGGCTCGACGGTGCTGAACGTCTCCGCCTCCGACGCCGACGCCGGCACCAACGCGCGCATCACCTACGGCTTCGGGAAGATGCCGGCCAAGGTGCTTCAGAAGTTCGCGGTGGAGGCGGAGAGCGGGACGATCACGCTGCAGGAAGCGCTAGACTTCGAGGACACACGAGGGTACACGCTGCTGGTGGAGGCGAGGGACGGGGGCGGTCTGGTGGCGCACTGCAaggtggaggtggaggtgctGGACGTGAACGACAACGCGCCCGAAATCACGATGCTGTCGGTGTCGAGCCCGGTGCCCGAGGACGCGCCGGCCGGCACGGTGGTGGCCCTGGTGAACGTGAACGACCCGGACTCCGGGGAGAACGGTCAGGTGTGGTGCGAGCTGTGGGGCGAGGCGCCGCTGTCGATCGTGGCGTCGTCGGGCGGCTCGTACAAGGTGGTGACGTCGAGCGCGCTGGACCGGGAGCAGGCGGCCGAGCACCGTGTGACGGTGGTGGCCCGGGACCGGGGCAGCCCGGCGCTGTCGAGCCGCACGGCGCTGGTGCTGGACGTGTCGGACGTGAACGACAACGCGCCGGTGTTCGAGGAGGCCGCCTACAGCGCCTACGTGGCGGAGAACAACGCGGCGGGCGCGCCGGTGCTGCGCGTGCGCGCGCGGGACGCGGACGCGGGCGCCAACGGGCGCGTGAGCTACTGGCTGGCGGGCGGCAGCGCGGGCGCGGCGCCGTACGTGTCGGTGgaggcgcggagcggcgcggtgTACGCGCAGCGCTCCTTCGACTACGAGCAGTGCCGCGAGTTCGCGGTGGCGGTGCGGGCGCAGGACGGCGGGGCGCCGGCGCGGAGCTCGACGGCGACGGTGCGCGTCTTCGTGCTGGACCGCAACGACAACGCGCCGCGGGTGCTGTggccggcggcgggcgcgggagcggcgggagcggcggggtCGGGGGCGGGAGCGGGGTCGGCGCCGGTCCCGGCCGCGGCGCCGTTCGAGGTGGTGCCGCGGTCGGCCGAGGCCGGGTACGTGGTGGCCAAGGTGGTGGCGGTGGACGCGGACGCGGGGCGCAACGCGTGGCTGTCGTACGAGCTGGTGCAGGCGCCGGAGCCGGCGCTGTTCCGCGTGGGGCTGCACAGCGGCGAGGTGCGCACGGCGCGGGCCGTGTCGGAGAGGGACGCGGCGAAGCAGCGGCTGGTGGCCGTGGTGAAGGACCACGGGCAGCCGGCGCTGTCGGCCACGGCCACGCTGCACGTGGTGCTGGCCGAGAGCTTGCAGGAGGCGCTGCCGGAGCTGAGCGAGCGGGCGGCGGGCGCCGACTCGCCGGCGGAGCTGCAGTTCTACCTGGTGCTGGCGCTGGCGCTCCTCTCGGCCCTCTTCCTGCTGAGCGTGGCGCTGGCCGTGCTGGCGCGGGTGCGCGGGGCCGGGCCACCCGCCGTGCTGCGCTGCCTGGGCGCGCAGCGCTTCTCCGTGGCCGGCGCCGCCTTCCCGGCCGACTTCTGCGAGGGCACCTTGCCCTACTCCTACAACCTGTGCGTGGCGCCGGGACGCGCCGTCGCCGAGGCCGCTtggctgccgccgccgccgccgctgcccagCCTGCCCGCGGAGGAGCTTCTCGGCGGGGAGCCCTGCGGGAAGCGGAGCCCGAGCAGCAGCGCCGGCGCGGGAGAGCCGCCCGCCGACCCCGACGCACCGCAGGTCTGTAAGCCCGCGCGGTCCTTGTCCCTGAGCCTTTCCCAACCTCACGCCCAGGCTGAtgcgctgtgctgggctgcGGGGTCTTCCCGACCTCTCCACGAACGAATGACACACTCCTGTGCCGTGTCCTTGTTGGCCGCAGGCTCAGTGGAGAGGTTCTTGCCATCCAGCTTGTGCTGGAGAAAATGCTACAGGTATGCTGTAGCTCCTGCATAG